One Microbacterium esteraromaticum genomic window carries:
- a CDS encoding TasA family protein, with protein sequence MNDTTTPAAAPAKSRKRLVIVPLAGLLVAAAVAVGSGADFVSNSVNTANAFSTGTLAQQNSKSGKAIFNAANLKPGDTLNGTVTITNSGSLPASFTLTENAVNGFVKADNLTLTITRAGTGTAVWSGTFGALTAAGALDLGTFAAGEARDYTFSTTLAQSADNTEQGKSATATYTWDAKQGAAATIDQ encoded by the coding sequence ATGAACGACACCACCACCCCCGCCGCCGCTCCCGCGAAGTCGCGCAAGCGCCTCGTCATCGTGCCGCTCGCCGGCCTGCTCGTCGCCGCCGCAGTCGCCGTCGGCTCGGGCGCCGACTTCGTGTCGAACTCGGTGAACACGGCCAATGCGTTCAGCACAGGCACGCTCGCGCAGCAGAACTCCAAGTCGGGCAAGGCGATCTTCAACGCAGCGAACCTCAAGCCGGGCGACACCCTCAACGGCACCGTGACCATCACCAACTCCGGCAGCCTGCCCGCCTCGTTCACGCTCACCGAGAACGCGGTCAACGGGTTCGTCAAGGCCGACAACCTCACGCTCACCATCACGCGCGCCGGCACCGGCACCGCGGTGTGGAGCGGCACCTTCGGCGCGCTGACCGCCGCCGGCGCGCTCGATCTCGGCACCTTCGCCGCAGGCGAAGCCCGCGACTACACGTTCAGCACCACTCTCGCGCAGAGCGCTGACAACACCGAGCAGGGCAAGTCGGCCACGGCGACCTACACCTGGGATGCCAAGCAGGGCGCCGCCGCCACCATCGACCAGTGA
- a CDS encoding signal peptidase I gives MSTARTSRVIARTLVTITVLIATAIAALMLVPSLLGFDRYVITGGSMSGTFERGTVVYERQVPIADLEVGDIITYVPPQDSGIHEPVTHRILSISDDPAVEGGRVLRTKGDANASADPWTFTLASAVQPRVEGWIPGIGWIFIVLAMPGIRMLAIGVPAAIIAALFLRDLVGGLRR, from the coding sequence ATGAGCACCGCGAGGACATCCCGTGTGATCGCACGCACCCTGGTCACGATCACCGTCCTCATCGCCACGGCGATCGCGGCGCTCATGCTCGTCCCGTCCCTGCTCGGCTTCGACCGCTACGTCATCACCGGCGGGTCGATGTCCGGCACCTTCGAGCGCGGCACCGTCGTCTACGAGAGACAGGTGCCCATCGCCGATCTCGAGGTCGGCGACATCATCACGTACGTGCCGCCGCAGGACTCCGGCATCCACGAGCCCGTGACCCACCGCATCCTGTCGATCTCAGACGATCCGGCGGTGGAGGGCGGGCGCGTCCTGCGCACCAAGGGCGACGCCAATGCGAGCGCCGACCCGTGGACGTTCACCCTGGCCTCGGCCGTTCAGCCGCGCGTGGAGGGATGGATCCCGGGCATCGGCTGGATCTTCATCGTGCTGGCGATGCCCGGCATCCGGATGCTGGCGATCGGCGTCCCCGCGGCGATCATCGCCGCGCTCTTCCTGCGCGACCTCGTCGGGGGCCTGCGCCGCTGA
- the dcd gene encoding dCTP deaminase, producing the protein MLLSDRDIKAELASGRIGLAPYDEQMVQPSSVDVRLDRYFRLFDNHKYPFIDPSEDQPELTRLIEVDPDEPFILHPGEFALGATFEQVTLPDDVAARLEGKSSLGRLGLITHSTAGFIDPGFSGHVTLELANVATLPIKLWPGMKIGQFCFFRLTSPAENAYGSGPYGNRYQGQRGPTASRSFQNFHRTDVGTTDAGAIGG; encoded by the coding sequence GTGCTTCTCAGCGATCGCGACATCAAGGCAGAACTCGCATCGGGCCGCATCGGGCTCGCCCCGTACGACGAGCAGATGGTGCAGCCGTCGAGTGTCGACGTGCGTCTCGACCGGTACTTCCGGCTGTTCGACAACCACAAGTACCCGTTCATCGACCCGTCCGAGGATCAGCCCGAGCTGACCCGGCTCATCGAGGTCGATCCGGACGAGCCGTTCATCCTGCACCCGGGCGAGTTCGCGCTCGGTGCGACCTTCGAGCAGGTCACCCTGCCCGACGACGTCGCCGCCCGGCTGGAGGGCAAGTCGTCGCTCGGTCGTCTCGGTCTCATCACCCACTCGACCGCAGGGTTCATAGACCCCGGCTTCAGCGGGCACGTGACGCTGGAGCTGGCGAACGTCGCGACCCTTCCCATCAAGCTGTGGCCCGGGATGAAGATCGGTCAGTTCTGCTTCTTCCGCCTCACCTCGCCCGCCGAGAACGCCTATGGCTCCGGCCCGTACGGCAACCGCTACCAGGGGCAGCGGGGGCCGACGGCATCCCGTTCGTTCCAGAACTTCCACCGCACCGATGTCGGGACGACCGATGCCGGAGCCATCGGAGGCTGA